One window of Pirellulales bacterium genomic DNA carries:
- a CDS encoding PRC-barrel domain-containing protein, producing the protein MRVRLATSVAVFFGVFGWLAIAVAADKPANDSHKTATATRNRDDADRDHKIDKKTEGTALRVTKVRGMTVRNASGKDLGEIKDLMLDMGEHGHVRYAALSFGGFLGMGDKLFAVPWRALEFRHDADKNKSFVVFDVSQEKLKNAPGFDKNHWPDAADRAWMEAVDKHYGVDVRAGDTKVSVRTERRNDQTAQRTEDRTERSDLQTERSDLQTERSDVQTERSDGRNIDPKKGHNEHNWRLHRASEAVGMHVRNGNGDKLGKVEDIVIAMNSGNLRYLALSFGGFLGIGDKFFAVPYDAVALQYDAKDKDFFVMFDVTKDQLDNAPGFDKDHWPDFGNEKWASEVHNYYQAHRREAKTTTRRTRVE; encoded by the coding sequence ATGCGAGTACGACTGGCAACAAGCGTGGCAGTGTTTTTCGGGGTGTTTGGCTGGCTGGCAATAGCCGTCGCGGCCGACAAGCCCGCCAACGACAGCCACAAAACCGCGACCGCGACGCGGAACCGCGATGACGCCGATCGCGACCACAAGATCGATAAAAAGACCGAGGGCACGGCACTGCGCGTGACCAAAGTGCGTGGCATGACGGTCCGCAACGCGTCGGGAAAGGACCTGGGCGAGATCAAGGATCTGATGCTCGACATGGGCGAACACGGGCATGTTCGCTATGCGGCCCTGTCCTTCGGCGGATTCTTGGGAATGGGCGACAAGCTGTTCGCGGTTCCCTGGCGAGCGCTCGAATTCCGGCACGACGCCGACAAGAACAAGAGCTTCGTGGTGTTCGACGTTTCGCAAGAGAAACTGAAGAACGCGCCGGGCTTCGACAAGAACCATTGGCCTGATGCCGCCGACCGCGCCTGGATGGAAGCCGTCGATAAGCATTACGGCGTCGACGTCCGCGCCGGCGACACCAAGGTGAGCGTTCGCACCGAACGCCGCAACGACCAAACGGCCCAGCGCACGGAAGACCGCACCGAGCGGAGCGATTTGCAAACCGAGCGGAGCGATTTGCAAACCGAGCGGAGCGATGTGCAAACCGAGCGGAGCGATGGGCGAAACATCGATCCCAAGAAGGGCCACAACGAGCACAACTGGCGGCTGCACCGCGCCAGCGAGGCCGTTGGCATGCACGTCCGCAACGGCAACGGCGACAAGCTGGGCAAGGTCGAAGACATCGTGATCGCCATGAATTCGGGCAACCTTCGCTATCTGGCCCTGTCGTTCGGCGGGTTCTTGGGAATCGGCGACAAGTTTTTCGCCGTGCCCTATGACGCGGTGGCGCTGCAGTACGACGCCAAAGACAAGGACTTCTTCGTCATGTTCGACGTGACGAAGGACCAACTCGACAATGCTCCGGGCTTCGACAAGGACCACTGGCCCGATTTCGGCAACGAGAAGTGGGCCAGCGAAGTCCACAATTATTACCAAGCTCACCGTCGCGAGGCGAAGACCACCACGCGGCGGACCCGCGTCGAATAA